In the Paramisgurnus dabryanus chromosome 5, PD_genome_1.1, whole genome shotgun sequence genome, one interval contains:
- the noxa1 gene encoding NADPH oxidase activator 1 yields MLYTELIRLWDEAVRLIDARDWQGALTKLNQITDHNCRTLFVVASAHIALGQLDLAIKALDQALAKDQCLAVGFFQRAAVQMMANKLEEALSDCIWAQKNMRENPVIDYKQLGLRFKMYSWQVLYNAAAVHSRLQQWDKAKSILLAALEEKGVGRSSLVDAALETVSRREVLTPLLVPEGEVFRPRKKEVEQLKPRDFLGEAKVITSLIPNDDFRGFDPLRPQKPGYYEPKVEEGQESRYMTMKNSYVAKGAGELTVPAGAELFVYSDEDRDGLAIVIYDGKRGLVPKFMLEPRAKKNKDKRRTELASGIPHPPALKPPNRPQGLLSQPPPELRPSCVSAAHTTPPMNNNSTHIPAQQTSTSIQEPESVIVKVHYKYTVALKVPLETSFRDLQEEVAQKIGQPATNIRLRHKKHGSAVLTPLDLDNGLDSLEDVAELGRATIWCQPEDPLANRTILYQMVALYDYTGQGPEDLEFSEGDTIDILSEVNEEWLEGHTAGNIGIFPRSFAHLDT; encoded by the exons ATGCTGTACACAGAGTTGATCAGGCTTTGGGATGAGGCTGTGAGGTTAATAGATGCCCGGGACTGGCAGGGTGCTCTCACTAAACTCAACCAGATCACTGATCACAACTGtcgcactctttttgtggttgcATCGGCACACATTGCCCTCGGCCAGTTGGACTTAGCCATTaaa GCTCTCGATCAGGCCCTCGCAAAGGATCAATGTCTTGCTGTGGGTTTTTTTCAGAGGGCTGCCGTTCAAATGATGGCAAACAA ACTGGAGGAGGCATTGTCTGATTGTATTTGGGCTCAGAAGAACATGAGAGAAAATCCTGTTATTGACTACAAACAGCTGGGTCTTCGGTTTAAAATGTACAGCTGGCAG GTCCTTTATAACGCAGCAGCAGTTCACTCTAGACTGCAGCAATGGGACAAAGCCAAAAGCATCTTGCTGGCGGCTTTAGAGGAGAAAGGAGTGGGACGGAGCAGCCTGGTGGACGCAGCTTTAGAAACTGTTTCT AGGAGAGAGGTGTTGACACCTCTTCTGGTTCCAGAGGGTGAAGTATTTCGTCCCAGGAAGAAGGAGGTAGAGCAGCTTAAACCAAGGGATTTCCTGGGTGAAGCTAAG GTCATAACTTCATTGATTCCAAATGATGACTTCAGAGGCTTTGATCCTCTCAGACCACAG AAACCAGGATACTATGAGCCAAAGGTAGAAGAAGGCCA GGAGTCTCGTTACATGACAATGAAGAACTCATATGTGGCTAAGGGAGCAGGAGAGCTAACAGTTCCTGCTGGGGCAGAACTGTTTGTGTACAGTGATGAGGACAGGGATGGATTGGCAATAGTCATATATGATGGAAAG AGAGGTCTGGTTCCTAAGTTCATGCTTGAACCAAGGGCCAAGAAGAACAAGGATAAAAGGCGGACT GAACTTGCAAGTGGCATTCCACACCCACCGGCATTAAAACCCCCAAATCGACCCCAAGGTTTACTATCTCAACCTCCACCAG AGTTGCGCCCCTCCTGTGTCAGTGCTGCCCACACAACTCCTCCAATGAACAACAACTCCACCCACATCCCTGCCCAGCAG ACCTCAACTTCAATCCAGGAACCTGAATCAGTCATAGTGAAGGTACACTACAAATACACCGTGGCCCTGAAAGTCCCCCTAGAAACGTCTTTCCGAGATCTGCAAGAGGAAGTGGCTCAAAAAATAGGACAGCCTGCGACGAACATTCGCCTTAG ACATAAAAAGCATGGTTCTGCAGTATTGACTCCACTGGATTTAGATAATGGACTGGACAGCCTTGAAGATGTGGCTGAATTAGGACGTGCCACAATTTGGTGTCAG CCTGAAGACCCATTGGCCAACAGAACCATTCTCTATCAGATGGTGGCACTGTATGACTACACAGGACAGGGCCCAGAAGACCTGGAATTCAGTGAAGGCGACACAATTGATATTCTCAGTGAAG TGAATGAGGAATGGTTAGAAGGACACACTGCTGGAAATATTGGCATCTTCCCTCGAAGTTTTGCTCATCTGGATACATAA
- the dpp7 gene encoding dipeptidyl peptidase 2 — MAVKWFCLGLILLFLCSAAETRSVREKQNNEVRPSHRDLTPDLKEKYFKQILDHFNYNSLGNGTFDQRYLITDQYWRKGYGPIFFYTGNEGDIWDFALNSGFITELAEVQRALVIFAEHRYYGKSLPFGKDSFKIPQVGLLTVEQALADYAVMITQLKEELGAQSCPVIVFGGSYGGMLSVYMRIRYPNIVTGALAASAPILSTAGLGQSKQFFQDVTTDFEKVSPACRDAVKGAFQMLDTLAQQKDYGRIQSAFSLCKTPSTSKDIKQLNGLLRNAFTYMAMMDYPYSTHFMSNMPAFPVKVACEVMLNGTDLMSALRDTVGILYNSTGEFPCYDIYSLYVECADPTGCGLGFNSFAWDYQACTEIEMCFESNNVTDMFPPMKFTMEQREQYCLKRWGVVPRPGWLKTQYWGNDLSTASNIIFSNGDLDPWANGGIRKSLSSSLIAINIPEGAHHLDLRGSNPADPESVITARKMESEIIAQWVKQARKKSS; from the exons ATGGCTGTGAAGTGGTTTTGTCTTGGACTCATTTTGCTGTTCCTCTGTTCAGCAGCGGAGACACGTTCTGTG AGGGAAAAGCAAAATAATGAGGTCCGCCCATCTCACAGAGACCTCACACCTGATTTAAAAGAAAAGTACTTCAAGCAAATTTTAGATCACTTCAATTACAACAGCTTGGGCAATGGCACGTTTGATCAGCGCTATCTTATCACAG ACCAGTACTGGAGAAAAGGCTATGGTCCCATTTTCTTCTACACTGGTAATGAAGGGGACATATGGGACTTTGCtttgaattctgggtttataacAGAACTGGCAGAAGTGCAGAGAGCTCTGGTGATATTTGCTGAACAC AGGTATTATGGAAAATCTCTTCCATTCGGCAAGGACTCGTTCAAAATCCCTCAAGTGGGACTGTTGACAGTGGAGCAGGCCTTGGCTGACTATGCAGTCATGATCACACAGCTAAAGGAGGAACTGGGTGCCCAGTCATGTCCCGTCATTGTTTTTGGTGGAAG CTACGGGGGAATGTTGAGTGTTTACATGAGGATCAGGTATCCAAATATTGTGACTGGAGCATTAGCTGCTAGCGCCCCCATCCTGTCCACAGCAGGTCTGGGACAATCTAAGCAGTTCTTCCAGGATGTAACAACT GACTTTGAGAAGGTCAGCCCTGCCTGTAGAGATGCAGTAAAAGGAGCTTTCCAGATGCTAGACACTTTAGCACAACAGAAAG ACTACGGACGTATCCAGTCTGCCTTCTCTCTTTGTAAAACTCCCTCTACCTCAAAGGACATCAAGCAGCTGAACGGGCTTTTACGAAACGCCTTTACATACATGGCCATGATGGACTATCCTTACAGTACTCATTTCATGAGCAACATGCCAGCTTTCCCTGTAAAG GTGGCGTGCGAGGTCATGCTGAATGGCACCGACCTTATGTCTGCACTCAGAGATACAGTTG GCATTCTGTATAATTCCACCGGTGAATTTCCATGCTACGACATCTACTCTCTCTATGTGGAGTGTGCCGACCCTACTGGCTGTGGTCTTGGATTCAACAGCTTTGCATGGGATTACCAG GCCTGCACTGAGATCGAGATGTGCTTTGAGAGTAACAACGTGACAGACATGTTCCCCCCTATGAAGTTCACTATGGAACAGAGAGAACAGTACTGCCTCAAGAGATGGGGTGTTGTGCCTCGTCCAGGCTGGCTGAAAACCCAATACTGGGGAAACG ATCTTTCTACTGCAAGCAATATCATATTTTCCAATGGAGACCTTGATCCTTGGGCTAATGGAGGG ATCAGAAAGTCACTTAGTTCGTCACTGATTGCGATCAACATACCGGAAGGAGCTCATCATCTGGATTTAAG GGGATCCAACCCTGCAGATCCTGAATCAGTGATCACTGCTCGCAAAATGGAGTCTGAAATTATTGCTCAGTGGGTGAAGCAAGCCAGGAAAAAGTcatcatga